A region of the Lagopus muta isolate bLagMut1 chromosome 2, bLagMut1 primary, whole genome shotgun sequence genome:
CTATGCTAGTGAAACCATATCTCAAGAGGCAGAAAACGTTACAGGAGCGTATCAGCGAGACTCCGTCACGGATGTATCAGGGAAATAAAGACCCCTGCCAGTGTCACCGTCTCCACCACCTCGGCGCTTTATTCCTCTCTCCGTGCCCGAGCTCCGTACGCAGGCGTCGCCCGGGGACAGCAGAAGTCCGCTCCCGCGGGGTCGCTGCCGGCCCTGCCCGatgccccccgccccgcccggtGCCACCACCCCACTTCCAGCCACATGTCCGCCGCAGCGCGCTTCGCACCGAGCTGCCGCATCTCCCCCCTAAGGCCATTCGGGCCATGCACGCGTCCGCGCTCCGTGTCGACACAGCGCGTATTCCCGCGGAGCCTTTTTGTTGACGGCGCTGGCAAATGAGCCGGGGGAGGTGGGCTCCGCCGCCGTCGGCACTGCCGGGTATAAAAGCAGCCGGGCCCGGGGTGCGATGAGATATGGTTGCGGTGTACTATGGAGGTTGGAGCTCTGCGCTGCGGCTGCCCGCTTTCAGTGCCGCTGTCCCCGCGGGGCTGCCCCTGCGTTCCGCACGATTCTGCGCCCTTcgcttctctctcctcctcttcttcgCCCCGCCGCTCAGCGCCCTTCTGGAGGCCGTgggcgcccggccccgccgcggtGAGTGGGGCGGTAGGGCTGCGGGCTGTGCGCTGTCCGCTGTCCGCGGGGTGACCTCTGCTTTCTCGTCCACAGGCGCGCAGTCCCCGCGGGCTGGCCGAGGCCTCTGGAAAGCCGGCTCAATACGCGCACCCCGTGAGGTAAGTGGGAAAGGGGACTTGAGCAGCTCACGCATTGACTTTTTATTTACTAATTGTGGTGGCAGCAGGATTGGCTGAAGCAGCTCGGGGCTTGCTCCCGTGCCCAGGGTTaatgcagggagcagaggacGGTCTTTGCGGTGTTTTCCTGCAAGTGCAGTACAGCTATGGGAGCAAGAAGCAGGAGCAGGGGCTGAGCGCTGCCAGCTCATGTAACCACTGCTAGAATTAATGGTGAAGGCAGCGATGCTATCTGCGTTGTCAGGtctgagagagaaatgaaacagcTCTTACTGAATCTGCAGGAAAATCTGTATTCAGCTACTTGCAAGGTGCTGAATCTTACTGCACAAGGTGTTCTAGGTAAGATGCAGCTTTCTCCCTAACCTAGGCTCTGCTCTGACAAATGCAGGTCAAACAACGTAAGGCATTGCACTGGCTCAGTGCCCTGATGCTGTGCCTGTGCATGAGTgaatgctgcagggagcactgGGAATGAGATATTACAGAGCAAGTATGCTTTGTGCTGTAAAGGAGGCAGTGTTCTATTAAACCACTGCCTAGAAAGCATTTTTGTACTTGCTAAAAAACCCTCATTCTAATTCTGTTCCTTAGTGCAATTCTGTTATGAGCGGTCTGTAGTAAGCACTTAATTTGCATTGTGCTAGTCTCTTAGCTCCTGGGATTTCTATTGTTTCCTGCAGCTTCTTCCAAATGGTAAGCAAGAGGATGTTAATTGAAAAGGAGCAGAAACAGTTGTGATGTTGTTGcaatatatataatgtatactAGCTGATAGCTCTTGCTACACCATATTGTCAGCAATTTTCATCCTGATTCCTACATACAACACTTCTGTAAGAAGTTAGTGGAGATTCTGTTTACAAAGATGAAACTTTGGTGGAGCATCAAAGCGTGATCCTCTGAGGCTGTCATTGTTCCTTTCACCTTGAGACTTGTCTCAGACCATAGCAACATCACCCAAAATCTACCCATCTCTAATAAAACCACTGATTTACACCAGGTACTTTGAGAATGCTATCTCACACCCACTGTATCCTCAAAGAACTGTTTCATTTAGAGCAGTGTTATTTGGGTTAGGTCCAAAAGAATACTGATAATGGGGTACCAGAGTGATAAGCTTCAGGCATGGATCCTGGAGTTTAGAGCAGTATTGCTGCAATGGCACAGCATGTGAAGcactattttttctctcttctggtGGAAATAAGAATCCAGAGAATATGTTTCTACTTATGTGTGGAGTTTAGTTTAGTCACTGGCCATGTGAGAGGAATGCTGTAGGAAGTTTGTCTAGCAGAATATCGCTGTTCCTTAACTGTCAGCCTTCAAGTAACATGTATAATAACAATAAGGAAACTTACTCTATGCTTGTTTCAGACTGTTTTGGCCCAAATCAAGGTGCTATGATTACTTGTATCAGGAAGCTGAGGCACTTCTGAAAAACTTTCCTGTTCAAGCTACGATTTCTTTTTATGAAGACTCAGACAGTGAGGAGGATGAAGGTGAACTGGAGCAACATGCAAGAACAGAATCACATTGCTGATGGCAAGAAAGGCCAATCGAGACTACTTCTATTAAACTTaatataaaaaatgtattacagtatttttaaagataatttatatgtatataagtTATTCTTAATAAAATTGGAATGTTTTATAATTTTATCTGAGCCTTTGTTCTAGTTCTGTCTCGCTTCTGGACAGGGAAAGTATTGATGagtaatgtttttgtttatttagtcTGAGGTCCTTTATTTTGCAGACTGTAAACACCAGTTCTAGGAGCAGCCCCCCTTATTGGGCTTACATGGCAAGGCAGCAGGGGGCCGCAGGAGTGcgctgtgagcagagccccgTGTCAGAGCACAGCTCCGCTGCTCTGAAGGGGACCCGCCACAACTCAGCCCTGGGCGACGCTGCGAAACGGAAGCGGAATGTGCGAGAACAGCCCTGCATCCCGCGGGAAGCCCGCATGGAATCAAGTGGGGAAGGACGGCACTCCGTGGGAGGAACCCGCCCCTGTGACGGGCCGCGCCCGCCCATCGGGCCGCGCCTGCGCGCTGTGCCGGAGCGCTCCGCCCGCCCGCCGGGTGCAGGCCGGGCCGGCAGGATGCTGAACGTGCCGCCGCAGGCCTTCCCCGCGCCCGGCTCCCAACAGCGGGCGGCCGCGGGCGGCCGCACCAAGGTAGGGCCTGCGCAGCCCCCTTGGGGTTGGGGCTCTCTCGCAGCCGGCCCTGGGGCCGTCACGGCGCGGCACTGCGGGGCTGGCGGCGATCCGCGGCCGGCCGAGTTCGGGGCCGGGCCGAGGCTGCGTAGTTACCTTATTAACGCTCTTCTCTTAGCGGGGCTCATAGCACTTCTTGTGCGGCCTTTCCGTATCGTCTCgattttcttcagtcttttacGATAAATGAATCCTTTGGCTGGCTTGCAAAATAGAAAGCCTCCTTAAACAGCTTTACTGCTGGGTAGGGCTCCCAAAAGATCACGAAGAGTACAggttatttcttgttttgcccCAGTCTTCCTTGGGAGCttagaaaagcattttgaacGGTTCTTTCTCCCTTTAGAGTTGAATAATGTTTATacatcttgttatttttcaggtTCCTTTAAAACCAGGAAGGAGTCTTATGGATTGGATTCGATTAACTAAAAGTGGAAAGGACCTGACTGGTTTAAAAGGGAGGCTGATCGAAGTTAGCGAAGATGAGCTTGCTAAGCACAACAAGAAGGAAGATTGCTGGATATGTATAAGAGGTTGGTTACTGCCTTGTTGCTTTTGCATTTGTTGCCTAGCCTGTGTTCCGCACTTGAAACATAACGAAACAACAAACTACCTCCCCCAAAAATCCTCACCCCAGAACAGTGTATTGTGTTGTCTATGTTTAGACCAGGTGTAATGTTGATGTAGTAGGACACAACTTTGTCCAAGTTGGCAGTTTTATGTAACAATGCTATTCTTTGCTTTCAGACTTTTTTCAGGCAGTCTTTAAAGTTGATGTACCTGACACTTACGTGAAAGTAGTAAAATTTAAGAATATGGTTGACTCTTCTGACAACATCTTAGCAAGAATAAGACATTAAAAATGCTGACATGTACTTGAAGTCTTTAGAGTGTGTATCATCCTTAGCAGCTGAAGACTTTCACTGATTGCTTTAAAGCATCTAGAatcataaaaatatgtaaagatGTTATTTAGATTCTGTAGGATGGTTTCTGGAAAATGCATGTATGTAAGCCCACGTACCACTTCATACATTTAGAAAGGTGAATGATAATTGCCATGCAGATAAATCTTTGCCTATATCTACAGTATATCTGAAGATATACTGTAAATATCTTTGGTAACTGACTCATGGTGTTTGTTTATTGTTACTTTTATGAAATTTTAACTCAAGTTAAAATTATTGTATATTGTTAGATGGCAATGTGCTAAAGGTAGTTTGGAGCAATAGCCTTGTCTAGATGAGTATTCTCAGTGCTGAAGATGAAGTTTCTAGCcttagagaaagaagaagaatacTCGCTCTGCTGTTTAATTGTTTAGAGgttaaaatacattaatattgtTTTGAATTTGTTGTGAGATAATCTGTTTTGTGGAAGTGCTGTTAAGAAGGTCAGAGTGGCTTACTTACATGACCTGTATAGGAAAAGTGCTTTGTTTAATGGCAACTTAAGGAATTTAATGTAATGTCATCCATAAATTCCAGCAAAATTAAGAAGTTCTTCACAAGGATGACTGTTTTTGTTGGGTCAAAAAGGGGAATGAGAGTGAGCTTTTTGAGCAAAGTAGTAGGATTGTTAATGCTCTGCATACTGCTCTTGCAGATGTGAGCAGAATTATAGTGAGAggagagctgaagaaaatgtattttgcagtGTAGATTTTATAtacctttcaaaaaaaaaaaaaaaacaacacatctaCTGCTGCAGGTAGAATCGCTTATAAATGCTTTCTAATCTCTTACTTCCCCCAGGCTGCCTTTGAGGCATTTGTGTTAGTGTAGTTGGACTATGGCT
Encoded here:
- the RIPPLY2 gene encoding protein ripply2; its protein translation is MEVGALRCGCPLSVPLSPRGCPCVPHDSAPFASLSSSSSPRRSAPFWRPWAPGPAAARSPRGLAEASGKPAQYAHPVRLFWPKSRCYDYLYQEAEALLKNFPVQATISFYEDSDSEEDEGELEQHARTESHC